CGACGGGACAGGACGAGGAAATCGGCCGCCCCTCCATTGTGCAGGTCACCGACCTCAGCGCGGACGAGGCGAACGAACTGGCCCACGAGCAGTCCGACGCGGCCCTCGCTGCGCTTGACCGAGTTGACGCGCCGGATTCCGAGGCGCTGGACTATCTGCGCGATTTCGCGGAATTCGTCGTCACGCGCGAACACTGAGCTATCGACCGCGATTACAGTTTTCTGGATATTGTCATTCCGAGGAGAAGAAGGATTTTGGCGACGATGTTGGCGAGTGCGAACATAATTCCGTGAAATGAATGTATCGAGAGAAGAAGCACATACAGACCATAGACTCCGATAATCATCGTTATTCGGTACGTAAACGTCCGTCCGAGTCGCTTGAATCGCTCTCGGGTGTAGTGGAGATAGTTTAGTCCGCCACCGAGCAGGATACCGAGTAGAACCGAAAATGCGAGTATGAAATCATTTGGGAGATACCATCCTCCCAATTTTGCGATGTCCATCGAGATGCTAAGGTAGAAAAGTAACACGAACAGCACGGTTTGAAGCCCTATCTGCCATAACCCGCCGAAAAATCCTCGTGCAGTCGAGGGGTCTTCCCAGTCGTCGGAAAATCGGCTAAACCATCGCTCGGAGAGACTTGTCATTGCTCCAATTACTTCTACAAACTATTTGATTTCGATGGCTTCCGGACTCGCAATTGGTTCCTCGAATTTCCACATCCTTTAGGAAGCGCGATGCGGACAGTTCGCGCGCTTTGCGCGAACTGTCCGTATGCCCGGGGAGGGATGGGGGAGTACGAGGCAAGCGGTCTGCTTCGATTGCGAGCGCCGAGGGCGAGTGCGCCAGCGGTCGGCGCACTCGTCCGTATGCGGTGGCGGTATTTGGAGTCGGGAACTGTCAGTCTCGTCGGTGTGATTTGCAATGCCAGCAGACGATACAGAATCTCAAAAATGTTCGGCACCTCCATCCATCTCTCCTGTTGACGACACGCTTATCCGGCAGAACCGAATACAAATCCACCAAGCGTGGCTATCACGGACAAAATCTACGTCAAAAACCATCGCCAAATCTCCTCGCAGTTGGAGACGAACATCCCGAAAGGGGCGTTCAAGGGTGCGACGCTGGACATCCTGTTTCAGGGCGACGGCATGCAAAAACTGGACGGCGCAACGCGAGACAGGGTTCTCGATTTCGCCGAGGATTTCCTCGATTGTGACTGCCAGAGCAATCCGTACTGTGGCTGTCCGGAGCGGAAGTTCATGCGCTACCTGTTAGAACTGCGCGAAGGTGGCCTCGGCCCGGATGCCATCGTGGACGTGATGACCGACGATTACATGGTGTACGCCTACTCAGGCGACGTGCTGTCCTTTTTGGACAATTCGGTGCGGACGCTGGAAGCCGTTGAGGAACTCGCCAACGTGGAGGGCGACGATTCGGCGGAGGCGCTCGCTCGGCGGAAAAAACACTCGCTATCGGGGTAATCTGAACGAAGGAACCCGAATAGAACCACAGCAATCGAATCGGCACAGTCAGCCGACCCGACCAACTCAGCCCAGCCGAAACGGCTCGTCGTTTTCTATCTCGTCGTCCAGTTCCTCCAAGTGGATGACTTCCTCTTCGGTTTCGTCGTCCACTTTCGACTTTAGATGGCGGACGTACTGTTTGTGCTCTTGGAGTTGGTCGCGGAGATGTTCGGCCTCCAGTTCGAGGCGTTCGTGTTCGCGGACGAAACTCTTTGGCACCTCGATTTTTGGCGGGAACGAACTCTCGTTGTCGTCTTTGACCTGATTTTCGGGGACGACTTCCACCTTTCCGTCGTGGGCGACCAGCGTCTCGACGTAGTCGCGGAACACTGCCGACAGCGAAATGTCGCGCTTTTCCGCAATCTCCCGCAGGGTTTCGAAGGCGTCCTCGTTGACCCTGAAGGAGATGGTTTTGTTTTTGTTGCCCATCGTTGTGTATATTGGTGGCGTACCACTACTTAAGGTTTTGTCAGACGGGAGTTCGGCCGCCGTAGAACGCGACCATTCCATCGACCAGTTTGTTCTCCGCGCGACGAAGGTGTTCTTCGAACGTCCGGCGGTCAATCTCCATTTCGGCGGCAATTTCAGCGGTCGTCGTCTCCCGCGGAATCCGATAGTAGCCCGTTTCGTGTGCAGTGACGAGTGCTTCCTGCTGACGCGGCGAGAGGTCGGCAATCGCGGTTTCAGGTGTGAGCAGTGGTCTGTCACCGGGTACCCCAGCAATTTCGCGTTTCGATTCAACAGTGACGGAAAACTCGTTCACCAAATCACGGTACAGTCCGGTTAGATTGCTCGAATCCAGAGCGAGTATCCGACACCATTTTTCGCCGTCCGCGTACCGAAGCGGTGGCACGAGCAGGCAACTGTGTCGTGCCAGAAACGATTCGATAGTGTCCGTCTCGCGGTCTTTCAGGCAGGTTTCGGTCATCGCCAATCGCTCGCAACCCTCGACTAGTAGTTCTTGTACTCCGACGAGTTCTTCGAGGTGTTCCAGTGCGGTTGCGCCTGTCTGCCCGCTGATGTGGAGGAGGTCACAGTGGTCGTTACACCAGAGTTCGATGGTCGTCTCGGTGGCGCGAGTGGCCGCCGCGCACGCGCCGTCTCCCTCGATTCGAAGTACAACCTCGTGCATCGTGTTTCGATTTCCGTCGAGAATACTTAAACAGCCCTCCACGTGCGGGGCCTGAGGTATTTGCGGTTCGCGCGCGTATGACATACAATGAGCGAGCAATCCGAAACGAACGACGGAACCGAGACGCATGGCGTCGGCGAACCGAGCGCCCAGTGGCACGACTATCAGGGCGCGCCGACTGGAACCGACATCGAATGTAAGGGCTGGCGGCAGGAGGCAGCCCTGCGCATGCTGAACAACAACCTCGACCCGGACGTCGGCGAGAAACCCGAAGACCTCGTCGTCTACGGTGGTACCGGCCGCGCGGCCCGCAGTTGGGACGCCTACGACGCTATTCTGGCCGAATTGCGCGAACTGGACGACGACGAAACCTTGCTGGTTCAGTCCGGCAAACCAGTCGGGCGCTTTCGAACTCACGAGCGCGCTCCGCGCGTTCTCATCGCCAACTCGAACATCGTCGGCAAATGGGACGACTGGGAGCATTTCCACGAACTCGAAGCGAAAGGTCTCATCATGTACGGCCAGATGACCGCGGGGTCGTGGGCGTACATCGGCACGCAGGGTATCATTCAGGGAACCTACGAAACACTGGCCGCGCTTGCGGACGAACACTTTGCGGGCGACCTGCGCGGGAAAATCGTCGTCACGGGTGGCCTCGGTGGAATGGGCGGCGCGCAACCCCTCTCGGTCACGATGAACCACGGCGTCTGTATCGCGGCGGAAGTCGATGAATCCCGAATCGACCGCCGAATCGAGACGGGGTACTGCATGGAGAAGACGGACGATTTGGACGAAGCCATCGAAAACGCCAAAGAGGCCGCAGAAGCGGGCGAACCGTATTCGGTCGGTGTCCACATCAACGCGGCAGACATGCTAGAGGGCATGCTCGACAGGGATTTCGTTCCGGACGTCATCACCGACCAGACGAGCGCGCACGACGAACTAGAAGGCTACTACCCCTCTGGGTACTCCGTTTCCGAGGCCGACGAACTTCGCGCCGAGAATCCAGAAAAGTACGTCGAGCAGAGTCTGGACACGATGGCCCGCCACGTTCAGGGACTCCTCGACATACAGGACGCAGGCGCAATCGCCTTCGAGTACGGCAACAACATCCGCGGACAGGTGAAAGAACACCGGGGGATGGAACACGCCTTCGACTTCCCCGGTTTCGTTCCGGCGTATATCCGGCCCCTGTTCTGTCAAGGAAAGGGGCCGTTTCGCTGGGCCGCGCTTTCGGGCAATCCGGAGGACATCCACCGAACCGACGAGGCAGTGGTCGAACTGTTCCCCGAAAAGGAGCAACTCCACCGCTGGATTGACCTCGCACAGGAGCAGGTCGAATTTCAGGGACTCCCATCCCGAGTTTGCTGGTTGGGCTACGATACGGACGATGTTTCGGAGGAACATCGAAACAGAGGCGGCGACGCCGCCGGAGATGATGAGGGACTCACGGAACGTGCACGGTTCGCCCTTCGAATCAACGAACTCGTCGCGGACGGCGAAATCGAGGCACCAATCGTCGTCACCCGCGACCACCTCGATGCGGGGTCGGTCGCCAGTCCGAACCGAGAAACGGAAGCCATGCGCGACGGTTCGGACGCCGTCGCGGACTGGCCGATTCTCAACGCCCTGCTCAACTGCGCGGCGGGTGCGGACATCGTCTCCGTCCACGACGGCGGCGGCGTCGGCATCGGCAACGCACTTCACACGAACAACCACGTCGTGCTGGACGGTTCCGACCTCGCAGCCGAAAAAGCCCGTCGCGTCTTCACGACTGACCCCGGAATGGGCGTGATTCGCCACGCCGACGCGGGCTACGACGTTGCACTTGACCAAGCAGAACAATCAAACGTCTCGATTCCGATGCGTGATAGCGAATGAGCGACTTTATCCACACTTTCGACTGGGAGGGCACGTCTACCGACCCGAACGACGAGCAGTTCGGCGACGTGGTCGAACCTGCAACGACCGACACTGCGAACGAGTTCGATGCTGTCCTCGTCGGTGAACCGTACGACGGGGCGATTATCGGCAGGAAAGGCGCGAGCGGAGGGCCGTCGGCACTCCGCGAGCAACTCTCGGGAATCAAAACCCATCACTTCGACGCCGGGCCAATCGAATCGCTTGGTGACCTCGGCGACGTTGCCAACCTCGAAAACGCCGAATGGGTGGAAGAAGCCCAATCGCTCGCCCACACTGCGGCCAGCAAAATCCACGACGAATCGGTGTTCCCGGTTTTCCTCGGCGGCGACAACTCGCTCACCTATGCGAATGCAGTTCATCTGCTGACGGAAGACGCCTCGCTCGGCGTCATCAACTTCGACGCCCACCTCGACGTGCGCGAAGTTCGGGAGTC
The window above is part of the Haladaptatus cibarius D43 genome. Proteins encoded here:
- a CDS encoding DUF5814 domain-containing protein; translated protein: MAITDKIYVKNHRQISSQLETNIPKGAFKGATLDILFQGDGMQKLDGATRDRVLDFAEDFLDCDCQSNPYCGCPERKFMRYLLELREGGLGPDAIVDVMTDDYMVYAYSGDVLSFLDNSVRTLEAVEELANVEGDDSAEALARRKKHSLSG
- a CDS encoding ribbon-helix-helix protein, CopG family — its product is MGNKNKTISFRVNEDAFETLREIAEKRDISLSAVFRDYVETLVAHDGKVEVVPENQVKDDNESSFPPKIEVPKSFVREHERLELEAEHLRDQLQEHKQYVRHLKSKVDDETEEEVIHLEELDDEIENDEPFRLG
- a CDS encoding helix-turn-helix domain-containing protein, which encodes MHEVVLRIEGDGACAAATRATETTIELWCNDHCDLLHISGQTGATALEHLEELVGVQELLVEGCERLAMTETCLKDRETDTIESFLARHSCLLVPPLRYADGEKWCRILALDSSNLTGLYRDLVNEFSVTVESKREIAGVPGDRPLLTPETAIADLSPRQQEALVTAHETGYYRIPRETTTAEIAAEMEIDRRTFEEHLRRAENKLVDGMVAFYGGRTPV
- the hutU gene encoding urocanate hydratase yields the protein MSEQSETNDGTETHGVGEPSAQWHDYQGAPTGTDIECKGWRQEAALRMLNNNLDPDVGEKPEDLVVYGGTGRAARSWDAYDAILAELRELDDDETLLVQSGKPVGRFRTHERAPRVLIANSNIVGKWDDWEHFHELEAKGLIMYGQMTAGSWAYIGTQGIIQGTYETLAALADEHFAGDLRGKIVVTGGLGGMGGAQPLSVTMNHGVCIAAEVDESRIDRRIETGYCMEKTDDLDEAIENAKEAAEAGEPYSVGVHINAADMLEGMLDRDFVPDVITDQTSAHDELEGYYPSGYSVSEADELRAENPEKYVEQSLDTMARHVQGLLDIQDAGAIAFEYGNNIRGQVKEHRGMEHAFDFPGFVPAYIRPLFCQGKGPFRWAALSGNPEDIHRTDEAVVELFPEKEQLHRWIDLAQEQVEFQGLPSRVCWLGYDTDDVSEEHRNRGGDAAGDDEGLTERARFALRINELVADGEIEAPIVVTRDHLDAGSVASPNRETEAMRDGSDAVADWPILNALLNCAAGADIVSVHDGGGVGIGNALHTNNHVVLDGSDLAAEKARRVFTTDPGMGVIRHADAGYDVALDQAEQSNVSIPMRDSE
- the hutG gene encoding formimidoylglutamase, with protein sequence MSDFIHTFDWEGTSTDPNDEQFGDVVEPATTDTANEFDAVLVGEPYDGAIIGRKGASGGPSALREQLSGIKTHHFDAGPIESLGDLGDVANLENAEWVEEAQSLAHTAASKIHDESVFPVFLGGDNSLTYANAVHLLTEDASLGVINFDAHLDVREVRESPTSGTPYRQLFDSDLGGGLASYACVGVRHFETSTDYAEFVREEGGEIVTAEEVGEDSVSAIDTALKSMGDVDTVYVSVDLDVLDAAFAPGVSAPTPGGITTRELFRMLRLVASDPRVAGFEIVECAPSLDENELTAKAGARAIAHFLSTLGGGR